ACGAAGTACTAGCGCCGCCAAATACTCGTTTCGCAGCGCCATCGGTCGCTGTCGCCTCTCGTGACGGTCCAGCGCGGCGAAGCCGAAGGCTTTTGCGCGGTGGCGCGCGAAACAAACCAGTAATGACCGGAGACGACCCACTCGAGGAGTCCGAGTCAGGGGAACCGCTGACCGAAGGAGGTGAGGATGCCACAGAACCGCAGTCGGCGCTTCGAGCCGACGGCGGCGCTGCAGGCGCTGACGACGTCGCACTGGACCCCTGGGGCTCCTCTTCCGTCTCCGACTACCGGAACCTGTTCGAGGAGTTCGGCATCGAGGAGTTCGACGCGATCTTAGAGGATGTGCCAAACCCCCACTACCTGATGCGCCGGGGCGTCATCTTCGGCCACCGTGATTACCGTCCGGTCGCCGAGGCGCTGCAAAACGACGAGCCAGCGGCAGTTCTCTCAGGATTCATGCCGACAGGCGATCCCCACATCGGCCACAAACTCGTCTTCGACGAGATCATCTGGCACCAACAGCAGGGGGCCGATGCCTACGCCCTGATCGCCGACCTCGAGGCCAACTCGGCCCGCGGAATGTCGTGGGAAGAGATCGACGAGCACGCACGCGACTACCTGCTCTCCCTGCTGGCGCTCGGTTTCGACCCCGAGGAAGGAACGCTCTACCGCCAGTCGACGAACCGCGAAGTCCAGGACCTCGCGTTCGATCTGGGTGCGGAAGCCAACTTCTCGGAGTTTCAGGCGATCTACGGCTTCGACGGCGAGACCGACGTCTCCCACATGCAGTCGGTCGTCACCCAGATGGCCGACATCCTCTACCCGCAACTCGAGGAGCCCAAGCCGACCGTCATCCCCGTCGGTCCCGATCAGGATCCCCACGTCCGACTGGCCCGCGATCTGGCCGAGCGAATGCGCTTTTTCAAGGTGAGCGAGGCGTATGCGAGTTTCGAACTCGAGCCCGTAGAGCGAGCCCTCGTCGCCGAGTTCTACGAGCGACTGGATCCCGCGGAGTTCGACGACGACGACCTTCGCTGTGTCCACGTCGCCGAGGCGCTCGAGGAGACGCCGCTGTCGGATATCGATGCGGACGCCGACACGCTGAGTTCGGTGCTAACGAAGCTGAACGAGGCCG
Above is a window of Natronorubrum tibetense GA33 DNA encoding:
- a CDS encoding tryptophan--tRNA ligase — translated: MTGDDPLEESESGEPLTEGGEDATEPQSALRADGGAAGADDVALDPWGSSSVSDYRNLFEEFGIEEFDAILEDVPNPHYLMRRGVIFGHRDYRPVAEALQNDEPAAVLSGFMPTGDPHIGHKLVFDEIIWHQQQGADAYALIADLEANSARGMSWEEIDEHARDYLLSLLALGFDPEEGTLYRQSTNREVQDLAFDLGAEANFSEFQAIYGFDGETDVSHMQSVVTQMADILYPQLEEPKPTVIPVGPDQDPHVRLARDLAERMRFFKVSEAYASFELEPVERALVAEFYERLDPAEFDDDDLRCVHVAEALEETPLSDIDADADTLSSVLTKLNEAGMEPVRPRTRFFDRRATDDAFDALIDAVEGEKRVYESHVDAFEIDRAEAEELARQVEVDNGGYGFQPPSSIYHRFMTGLTGGKMSSSVPASHISLLDDPEDGYDKVKSATTGGRGTAEEQREKGGKADECPVYELYAYLLAGDDDEFAKRVYDECVGGERLCGDCKEQAAQLMKEFLADHQEKRAEVEELLENADIELESPRRRS